A stretch of DNA from Bactrocera neohumeralis isolate Rockhampton chromosome 6, APGP_CSIRO_Bneo_wtdbg2-racon-allhic-juicebox.fasta_v2, whole genome shotgun sequence:
GCGACTGCCACGATTGCGCATTCCGCCACTTGAATGATCACTTCGATAGCCACCGTTGTGACCGCGATCACCGCGACCACCGCGATTCATCATTGATCCACCGCCATTACTATTACCTCCCATACCGCCGCGGCCATTATTGTTGTCGTTGTTCATGTTGTTATTGCCGTAGCGTCCACCAGAGCCACCGCCCATATTCATTATCGGTGGTCCGTCATTATTATTTCCCTGAAATGGATTCCTGTCGAATGGTCGGCCATCTGTcacgccgccaccaccaccaccagggTAACAATTCATGAAGGGCTTTCCAATTTTGTCAGCGATCTCCTGTGGCATGATCGGTCGTATACGAAGTTTTCGTTGACGAAATGTGGTGTTGTTGAATTGATGTAAGGCGGTTTCTGCATCACGAGAATCTTGGAATTCGACAATGAATTCTCCGGTCGGCATATTGCGTTCACCGCGTAACGGTTCAATGTGTTTGAGACGCAAAAATGCGCCCTGCAAGAGATCAGCTATGTCATTCATACGTGTATTATAATCACAGTTTTTcataattatgaaattattcATCCCATTTGAGTTGTTCATCATATTGTTGCTGTTCATGTTTCTATTGTTGTTATTCATCATCGGCGCCATGAAATTTCCACCATTATTCATGTTCATGCccatgttattgttgttcatACCCATGTTGTTGTTCATTCCCATGTTGTTGCTCACACCCATGTTGCTGCTCATATCCATGTTGCTGCTCATACCTCTATTGCTGCTCATATCCATGTTGCTGCTCATACCCCTGTTGCTGCTCATACTCATATTGCTATTTTGACTCATATTACTATTCATACCCATATTGTTGCCGATATTCATGTTCAGGTTCATCTCGTCCGTGGGCTTCAAAGGTTCAAAGCGGCTTGGCTTCTGTCGACGCAGACGGGGATCACTTGGTGTATTACCACCTCTTGACATATTATCGTCACCCCTCATTGAACCAATATCGAAAAGACTAGGTATATTAGTATTTTTAGAATCGATTGAGCTATTACGTTCAGTTTTTTCGTCTAATTGTATGTCATTATTAACATCGGTGCATGCTAGGCTGCTCGTGTCATCCGCTACATCCATATCATCTTCAGCTTGATTTTGTTCTTCTTTCAATCTCTCCGCTTCAGCgagtgcttcttcttctttcatcAATTGCTCGTTAGCCAAACGTagtttctctttttctctttccATTTCATCGACCGTCGCTGGGCGTACACGCACTTTGCGGTAGCCAATCATATGCCGTGATTTGTCCTCCAAAGCTGCTTTCGCTTCTTCGGCACGTGAGAAAAGCACATGCCCTTTGAATTCTCGGCGATTTTCACGACTAGGTGTtaataaaatatcgaaaatgGTGTAAGAGGAGAACATGCGCATAAGATCGTGCTCAACCGCCGATGAGGGTATATCTTCAATATAGAGTACAGTAAAAGGTTCCGATTTGAATTCAATGTCGGAGTTCGACACTCGGTCACCACGACTATTCGTATCATCGTTATCATCATCATTACGATCATAATCACCGCGATTATCTGAATAATTGCGGTCTCCACGATCATTGTTACGGTCAAATCGTCCCTGGGGGCGATAACTGTCCTCCACCTCCTCGAATTCCTCATCAGTTACCATCTCTACTTTGACAGCTTTCGACTTAAGCGTGGAATTATTACGCATTAACGCTTTATGTACACTGGATACtcgtgaaaattttatatacgcaACGCCGATCCGCAATCCGTGCTTATCGTTTACCATTTTAATTCCGTTGTGTGGGATGAAGAGACCCATGAAGAATTTACGCACATCACTGTATGTGGTACTTCCACACATGTCGCTAACCTTGATACAGCAACTCCCTTTTACTGGCTCTTTAGAACGTTGTGTTTCCGGCTCTGTTGATTTCTGTGAGATGTTGCTTGGCTTGGCAACACTGGCTGCAGCGGCCTGTGCGAAGAGATTCGGATACATTTGGGCATAAGGATTGGTATTGGCGAATGCGATGGGCTCTTGTGACAATTGACTCACTGACGAGAAATTAGACGTCGATGTTGCTGTTGGATTACCTTGTGCGAAAGATACATCCGGCTTCTTATCAATCAAGCTAAGGCCAGGGAACATTGTGCTAGTGTTCTGTTGAGTGGGGCTGCGCTTTACAGCGCTAGTTGAATCTGTTGAGTTCGTATTCAATGTGGCCTGTTGTATCGCCGTCGTATAGGGATTTTGCAATGCAAAGGTCTTAGGTGAGTCACTACTGTTCGAAttagagttaaaaaaatttatactgtAATTATTGGGGGCCGCAACCGAAGAGGAGTAGCTCTGGAATGGTGGCATGACGCTGCCTGCTGGTATATTCACGGCGCTCGTGTTAGACTGAGAGTCAGGACTTTTATTGGCAACGCTGCTGGTGTATGAATTCGTCAACTGCGAACCTCGTAAACCCGGAATGGCAGTCCCCACACTAAATGGGTTTAAAATATTACTGGTATTGGAGCCAGCGATAGAAAATGGTGTAGAACTATTGGTAGATGTTCCCCCAATGTTGTCTGAATTGTTTGTTTGATACGAGTTGATGCCAGGTATACCCCAAGGCGAAATACTGCCTAATTTGGCGCTAGCACTCTCATTTGTGTCTAATATTTTAGTAAGCGATTTGGTACCGAGTAAATCTGTGGTGGATTTGTTAGATTG
This window harbors:
- the LOC126761263 gene encoding probable WRKY transcription factor protein 1, whose translation is MSVIIRLQNLPWSANALDIRQFFRGLSIPDGGVHIVGGEMGDAFIAFSTDEDARQAMMHDREKINEVQVRLLLSSRAEMQKVIETARQQSLQALKNAGAVPAIKASTLSNPQPPVITPNSLHNILSSAAPSFLAYQKQAGITLVETPNEPNINESVSTHRSSVEKTRDRRRSTSRDRRRSRSRDQIERNDRNGSRRGRRDRSRSRSRDRDWKSRRSSRRSRSPDRGHDKNRDRSPDRSRNSSRSNINSRERESGNTQSNKSTTDLLGTKSLTKILDTNESASAKLGSISPWGIPGINSYQTNNSDNIGGTSTNSSTPFSIAGSNTSNILNPFSVGTAIPGLRGSQLTNSYTSSVANKSPDSQSNTSAVNIPAGSVMPPFQSYSSSVAAPNNYSINFFNSNSNSSDSPKTFALQNPYTTAIQQATLNTNSTDSTSAVKRSPTQQNTSTMFPGLSLIDKKPDVSFAQGNPTATSTSNFSSVSQLSQEPIAFANTNPYAQMYPNLFAQAAAASVAKPSNISQKSTEPETQRSKEPVKGSCCIKVSDMCGSTTYSDVRKFFMGLFIPHNGIKMVNDKHGLRIGVAYIKFSRVSSVHKALMRNNSTLKSKAVKVEMVTDEEFEEVEDSYRPQGRFDRNNDRGDRNYSDNRGDYDRNDDDNDDTNSRGDRVSNSDIEFKSEPFTVLYIEDIPSSAVEHDLMRMFSSYTIFDILLTPSRENRREFKGHVLFSRAEEAKAALEDKSRHMIGYRKVRVRPATVDEMEREKEKLRLANEQLMKEEEALAEAERLKEEQNQAEDDMDVADDTSSLACTDVNNDIQLDEKTERNSSIDSKNTNIPSLFDIGSMRGDDNMSRGGNTPSDPRLRRQKPSRFEPLKPTDEMNLNMNIGNNMGMNSNMSQNSNMSMSSNRGMSSNMDMSSNRGMSSNMDMSSNMGVSNNMGMNNNMGMNNNNMGMNMNNGGNFMAPMMNNNNRNMNSNNMMNNSNGMNNFIIMKNCDYNTRMNDIADLLQGAFLRLKHIEPLRGERNMPTGEFIVEFQDSRDAETALHQFNNTTFRQRKLRIRPIMPQEIADKIGKPFMNCYPGGGGGGVTDGRPFDRNPFQGNNNDGPPIMNMGGGSGGRYGNNNMNNDNNNGRGGMGGNSNGGGSMMNRGGRGDRGHNGGYRSDHSSGGMRNRGSRSNNSASSHDGHNSDQDDEIQIIDDSSNDVVISGDSRPNRGDGDSSGIPEKFTRPGCVIAMENVPYKAELIDILKFFAGYDLTPDDIIRRFNDDGTPTGDARVAFETPSMARSAYNSRRRKQIFNRTIRLSLL